Genomic window (Desulfovibrio sp. X2):
GGCCGCCGTGGCCTTGCCCTCGGTCACCGCGTCGACCATGTGCTGTGGGTTGCCCGCGCCGCCCGAGGCGATGACCGGAATCGACACGGCCTCGGCGATCATGCGCGTGAGCGTCAGCTCGTAGCCGTCCTTGGTTCCGTCCGCGTCGATGGAGTTGACGCAGAGCTCGCCCGCGCCAAGCGACTCGCAGGTGCGGGCCCATTCCACGGCGTCGAGCCCCATGCGCTTGCGGCCGCCGTGGATGACGATCTCGTAGCCCGACGGGATCTCCTCGGAGACGCCGACCTTGAGCACGTCCATGCCCACGACCACGCACTGCGCGCCGAACTGGGCCGCTCCCTGGCTGATGATGTCCGGAGTCTTGACCGCGGCGGAGTTCACCGAGACCTTTTCCGCGCCCGCCAGCAACACGGCGCGCATGTCTTCCAGGGTGCGGATGCCGCCGCCCACGGAGAAGGGGATGAAGATCTCGGAGGCCACCCGCTCGACCACGTCCAGGAAGATGCCGCGGCCTTCGTGCGAGGCCGTGATGTCGTAGAAGACGATCTCGTCCGCGCCCTGCTCGTAGTAGTGGCGGGCACTCTCCACGGGATCGCCGATGTCCACGTTGCCCTCGAACTTGATGCCCTTGGTCAGCCTGCCGTCACGGACGTCCAGGCAGGGGATGACTCGCTTACTGAGCACGGCGCTCCTCCTTGCAGTAGTCGGCGAAGTTCGCAAGCAGCCGAAGTCCCGGGCGTCCGCTCTTCTCGGCGTGGAACTGCACGGCCCACAGGCCGTCACGGCCGTGCACCGAGCAGAAGCTGGTGCCGTAGTCCGTGGTGGCGATGACGAATTCGTCCTTGGGCACCGGATAGTAGGAGTGCACGAAATAGAACTCAGCCTCCGGATCGATGCCCCGGAGCAGCGGGCTCTCCTTGACCCTTGAGAGCTTGTTCCAGCCCATGTGCGGCACCTTGATGGGCTGGCCGTCCTCGTCGTTCCAGGCGGCATTGAACATGGCGCACTGTCCGGGGACGATGCCCAGCGTGGTGGTGTCGTTCTCGGCGGAGTAGTCGAGCAGGATCTGGCAGCCGACGCAAATGCCGAGCAGCGGCTTTCCTTTCTGGACCTGGACCTTCAGCACCGCGTCCAGGCCGGTCGTGGTCAGCTCCCGCATGGCCTGCCCCGCGGCGCCCACGCCGGGGAAGACGATGCCGCTTGCGGCCTCGATCGCGGCGGGGTCGGCGGAGATGGTGTTCGTGATGCCCAGATAGGAGAGGGCGCGGCTGACCGAGGTCTGGTTGCCGGCCTTGTAGTCGAGGATAACGAGCATGGTCGTCCTCCAATGACGTCTCCTGGCGGTGACGTCTCCTGACGGTTCGTCGATTGATCGCCCGGCGAGGACCGGGCCCGGGCGCCCCGGCCGTCGTGAGGCCGGGGATCGCGTGGTGTCCTTGTTCCAGACTGTTCGTGCAGGTCGTGGTCTAGTTCGCGCCGCTCCCGGCGGCGTGGCTGGCTTCGACGGTCTTGAGCACTTCCTCGTACTTCTCGAGCGGCCAGGCGCCGCGGATCGAGACGCCGCCGAGGACGAAGGAGGGCGTGCCCCTGAAGCCGAACTTCTGGGCTTCGGCGGCGTCCGCCTCGATCTCGTCGGCGATCTTCTGATCCTTCACGTCCTTGGCCAGACGCGCCATGTCCAGATGCAGTCCGGCGAGGATGTCGTCCAGGGTCTTCTGGGGCGCGTGCTCCAGTTCTTCCTGGCGGGCGAAGACCTGGTCGTGGAATTCCCAGGCCTTGGCGGGGTCCTGCATGCCGATGGCCTCGAAGGTCTTGGCCAGGGTCATGGAGAGCGAGGTGCGCGGGAAGTGCTTGAACTGGAAGCGGACCTCGGGGTGCTTCTTGACGAGCTCGCTGATGGTCTTCGCCGCCCGGGCGCAATAGGGGCAGAGGAAATCGGAGTAGCCGACCATGAGGTAGGGCGCGGACGGGTTGCCGAGCACGGGACGGCTCGGATCGTAGGTCGGCTGGAGCGGATTCTTGATCTCGGAGTCGAGGCGCTTCTGCTCCTCGGCAGCCTGCTTGGCGGCAACGCCCTGTTCCACGATCTCGTAGACCGCGATCTTGTTCTCGCGCAGGACGTCGAGGAGGATGTCGGGGTGCTCGTGCAGGATGGTGCGCATTTCCTCGCGCAGGGCTTTGTCGTCGCGTTTGTCGGCGCCGGCGCAGGCGGTGATGGTCAGGAGGCTGGCAAGAAGCAGGACGATGGTGCGCATGGTCTTTCGTACTCCGTGTGGCTGGACCAAAAAAGCTTTCTTGCAGAATTCGCCCTGCTTGGCAAGACACGCCCCGGACGACGGGTGTTCGTGCTCGGTGCGCGGCACTTGGAAAGTCGTGCGCCCTGGGCTATGCTTGCGCCTCGCGGCGGCCGTCCGCCGCAATTCAGCACCGAGGAGCATGCATGTACGTCGTTACCGGAGGAGCCGGATTCATCGGCAGCGCCTTCATCTGGAAGCTCAACCAGATGGGCATCGACAGGATTCTGGTCGTGGACGAGCTGGGGCATGACGAGAAATGGAAGAACCTCGTGGGCCTGCGCTACGAGGAATATCTCCACAAGGACGCGTTCCTCGAGACCGTGTCCGCCGGACGGGATCCCTGGGGCATCCGCGCCCTGGTGCACATGGGCGCGTGTTCATCGACCACGGAGAGCGACGCCGACTTCCTGATGCGCAACAACCTGCGCTATACGCAGATACTGGCCGGATTCTGCGCCGAGAAGCGGGTGCGCATGGTCAATGCGTCGAGTGCCGCGACCTACGGGGACGGCAATCTCGGCTTCTCGGACGATCTCGAGACCATGAAGCGGCTTCGGCCCCTCAACATGTACGGCTACTCCAAGCAGCTCTTCGACCTCTGGGCGCATCGCCACGGCCTGCTCGACCGCCTGGCCAGCCTCAAGTTCTTCAACGTCTATGGCCCCAACGAGTACCACAAGGCCGACATGATGAGCGTCATCTGCAAGGCCCATCGCCAGATCGGCGAGACCGGCAGGCTCAGGCTCTTCAAGTCCTATCATCCCGACTACGGACACGGCGAGTCCAAGCGGGACTTCATCTACGTCAAGGACTGCCTCGAGGTCATGTGGTGGCTGCTCGAGAACCCGCGCGTCAACGGCGTGTTCAACGTCGGCACGGGGCGGGCGCGCAGCTGGAACGACCTGGCCGCCGCGGTCTTCGGGGCCATGGGCAAGCCGGTCGAGGTCGAGTACATCGAGATGCCCGAGGCCATCCGCGGCAAGTACCAGTACTTCACCGAGGCGCCCATGGGGAAGCTGCGCACGGCGGGCTTCGACCGCGAGTTCACGAGCCTCGAGGACGGAGCGGCCGACTACGTGCGCAACTATCTGGCCCAGGACGATCCCTATCTCGACGCGCTCGGGTAGGATCAGCTGAAAGGACAGGCAGGACGGCGCCCGTTCCCCGACCGGGGAGCGGGCGCCGCTGTTTTCCGGGACGGCTACTGCAGGCCGGGGGCGTCCTGGCGCAGGAGCGCGGATTTTTCCATGAGCTCGAGGATGAGCACGACCAGGGCCATGTCTTCCTTGTTCTCCGGCCCCGTCTCCTCGAAGAGGAAGCTCTTGAAGTCGCGCACCACGTCGCCGAGCAGCGCCGCCCGGTCCTTGCCCGTGGTGTTGGCGCAGATGTCGAGTATCTGCAGAAGGTAGTGTTTCCACTCCTCGAAGTAGTGCAGGTGGTAGCCCAGGAGCTCCCGGATCGTGAGGATGCCGAAGATCACCCCGCCGAACGAGCTGAAGTCCTTTCGCCAGATCGCCTGCTTCGAGACATGCGGCCGTGTGGTCGGCTCGTCCTCGACCATCGGCAATGCGAACGACGGGCGCTGCTTTTTTCTTCTGTAGTCCAGAAGGGATGTTACGATAGCCATGTTGCCCTCCGATGGCGTTTCCACGCGGCGCTTCCTGCGCTGCGTCGGACTGCGCCGCCTATGCGACGCCTCTGGGACACCATCGGACTTTTCCGGGAAAACTTTATGCCCGGAGGAGGGATGAGAGGGAAGTTCCTCGGCAGGCGGGATCAGCGCCGCTTGAAGAGGCGCTCGAGTTCCCCGGCGCCCAGGCGCACCAGGGCAGGACGGCCGTGCGGGCAGTAATAGCGGTCCGGAACGGCCCGCCAGGCCTCGATGAGGCGCAGGGCCTCGTCCTGGGCCAGGGGCTGTCCCGCCTTGAGGGCGGTCTTGCAGGACATGAGCACCCACAGGTCCTCGAGCGAGGTCGCCTGTCCGTCGAGGGCGGCCTCGATGTAGTCGCGGGCCGCGCCCGCGGTCAGCGAGGACGGCGTGGACGTGATGCGCACGAGACCGTGCGAAGGGCGCTCGAGCCCGAAGCCGAGAGCCGCGAGTTCGTCCCCGAGCTCAGCGAGCTTTTCCGCCTGGGCCTCGTGCAGGTGCATTTCAACGGGCAGGGCCAGGGGCATGGACTGGCCCGAGCGGCCGCGCCGGTGCATGGCGGCGTAGAGGATGCGTTCGTGCGCCGCGTGCTGGTCGAGG
Coding sequences:
- the hisF gene encoding imidazole glycerol phosphate synthase subunit HisF, which codes for MLSKRVIPCLDVRDGRLTKGIKFEGNVDIGDPVESARHYYEQGADEIVFYDITASHEGRGIFLDVVERVASEIFIPFSVGGGIRTLEDMRAVLLAGAEKVSVNSAAVKTPDIISQGAAQFGAQCVVVGMDVLKVGVSEEIPSGYEIVIHGGRKRMGLDAVEWARTCESLGAGELCVNSIDADGTKDGYELTLTRMIAEAVSIPVIASGGAGNPQHMVDAVTEGKATAALIASIVHYGEYSIPEIKQYMSERGVKVRSVW
- the hisH gene encoding imidazole glycerol phosphate synthase subunit HisH, with translation MLVILDYKAGNQTSVSRALSYLGITNTISADPAAIEAASGIVFPGVGAAGQAMRELTTTGLDAVLKVQVQKGKPLLGICVGCQILLDYSAENDTTTLGIVPGQCAMFNAAWNDEDGQPIKVPHMGWNKLSRVKESPLLRGIDPEAEFYFVHSYYPVPKDEFVIATTDYGTSFCSVHGRDGLWAVQFHAEKSGRPGLRLLANFADYCKEERRAQ
- a CDS encoding DsbA family protein, with product MRTIVLLLASLLTITACAGADKRDDKALREEMRTILHEHPDILLDVLRENKIAVYEIVEQGVAAKQAAEEQKRLDSEIKNPLQPTYDPSRPVLGNPSAPYLMVGYSDFLCPYCARAAKTISELVKKHPEVRFQFKHFPRTSLSMTLAKTFEAIGMQDPAKAWEFHDQVFARQEELEHAPQKTLDDILAGLHLDMARLAKDVKDQKIADEIEADAAEAQKFGFRGTPSFVLGGVSIRGAWPLEKYEEVLKTVEASHAAGSGAN
- the rfaD gene encoding ADP-glyceromanno-heptose 6-epimerase, producing MYVVTGGAGFIGSAFIWKLNQMGIDRILVVDELGHDEKWKNLVGLRYEEYLHKDAFLETVSAGRDPWGIRALVHMGACSSTTESDADFLMRNNLRYTQILAGFCAEKRVRMVNASSAATYGDGNLGFSDDLETMKRLRPLNMYGYSKQLFDLWAHRHGLLDRLASLKFFNVYGPNEYHKADMMSVICKAHRQIGETGRLRLFKSYHPDYGHGESKRDFIYVKDCLEVMWWLLENPRVNGVFNVGTGRARSWNDLAAAVFGAMGKPVEVEYIEMPEAIRGKYQYFTEAPMGKLRTAGFDREFTSLEDGAADYVRNYLAQDDPYLDALG